In Sphingomonas sp. R1, a single genomic region encodes these proteins:
- a CDS encoding sensor histidine kinase, protein MARLLNSIVARMLMLAGIMTAITMVVGLIGYYGAAYFQLHVMMKHMPPEAQAELLDLVAHGLKGSPRYFALFERYGGEPLDLGDFGFVLSIGVISVVSGGAVAVLLARRISRPIIAVADAAAGVAAGDRSIRVEQGGVSGEVGQLIESFNRMASDIDAYERERTIFTAGVTHELRTPLTILKARLHGIADQMIPATPSEAQRLLRQVEHLGRIVEDLKTLAHADAGELALDRRMLAVDDVLRACVADLRGGEEASGIRFDEHYAGGRVSGDPVRLSQIVLNLLTNAVKHSPPGGTIRVTSAVTGTGVTIEVADEGPGFAEQDVRQMFIPFWRSRADRLEGRPGSGLGLTLTAKLVEAHGGSIVAQNRTDRSGAVFRVVLPQGVAAREATPPRSA, encoded by the coding sequence GTGGCTCGACTGCTGAACAGCATCGTCGCGCGGATGCTGATGCTCGCGGGCATCATGACCGCCATCACCATGGTGGTGGGGCTGATCGGCTATTACGGCGCCGCCTATTTCCAGCTGCACGTGATGATGAAGCACATGCCGCCCGAAGCGCAGGCGGAGTTGCTCGACCTCGTCGCCCATGGGCTCAAGGGCAGCCCGCGCTATTTCGCGCTGTTCGAGCGCTATGGCGGCGAGCCGCTGGACCTGGGCGATTTCGGCTTCGTGCTCAGTATCGGCGTGATCTCGGTCGTCAGCGGGGGCGCGGTCGCGGTGCTGCTCGCCCGCCGGATCAGCCGGCCGATCATTGCCGTTGCCGATGCCGCAGCCGGCGTGGCGGCGGGGGATCGCTCGATCCGGGTGGAGCAGGGCGGCGTCTCGGGCGAAGTCGGCCAGCTGATCGAGAGCTTCAACCGCATGGCGTCCGACATCGATGCCTATGAGCGCGAGCGGACGATCTTCACCGCCGGCGTGACCCATGAGCTGCGCACCCCGCTCACCATCCTGAAGGCGCGGCTGCACGGCATCGCCGACCAGATGATCCCCGCCACGCCCTCCGAAGCACAGCGGCTGCTGCGGCAGGTCGAGCATCTCGGTCGCATCGTCGAGGATCTGAAGACGCTCGCCCATGCCGATGCCGGCGAGCTAGCGCTGGATCGGCGCATGCTCGCGGTCGACGACGTGCTGCGCGCCTGCGTCGCCGACCTGCGCGGCGGCGAGGAGGCATCGGGCATCCGGTTCGACGAACATTATGCCGGGGGGCGGGTGTCCGGCGACCCCGTGCGGCTCAGCCAGATCGTCCTCAACCTGCTCACCAACGCGGTGAAGCACAGCCCGCCCGGCGGCACGATCCGCGTGACCAGCGCGGTCACGGGCACCGGCGTGACGATCGAGGTAGCGGATGAGGGCCCCGGCTTTGCCGAGCAGGACGTCCGCCAGATGTTCATCCCCTTCTGGCGCTCGCGCGCCGACCGGCTGGAAGGCAGGCCGGGCAGCGGCCTTGGGCTGACGCTGACCGCCAAGCTGGTCGAGGCGCACGGGGGCAGCATCGTCGCGCAGAACCGGACCGACCGTAGTGGTGCGGTGTTCAGGGTCGTGCTCCCGCAAGGGGTCGCTGCTCGCGAAGCCACCCCGCCGCGCAGCGCCTAA
- a CDS encoding response regulator, with protein sequence MSDRILIVEDEREIAEVLALYVENGGFAVARATTFQEALRQHGQFQPDLVLLDIGLPGGGGLEVLTAMRRKVDTPVIMVTAVDDAVTKLSSLRIGADDYVVKPFNPSEVVERIRAVLRRARGATARRVLTLGLLEIDCDARSATVVEGGGRTRLQLTPSEFGILAHMARHPRRAFSRAELLDAVSPDSEAYDRVVDSHVSNLRQKLAASGCADMIEPVRGVGYRLWLDC encoded by the coding sequence ATGAGCGACCGAATTCTGATTGTCGAAGACGAACGCGAGATTGCGGAGGTGCTGGCGCTGTACGTCGAAAATGGCGGGTTCGCCGTCGCCCGCGCGACCACCTTCCAGGAGGCGCTGCGCCAGCACGGCCAATTCCAGCCCGATCTGGTGCTGCTCGATATCGGCCTGCCCGGCGGCGGCGGGCTCGAGGTGCTCACCGCGATGCGCCGCAAGGTCGACACGCCGGTGATCATGGTGACCGCGGTGGACGACGCGGTGACCAAATTGTCGTCGCTGCGGATCGGCGCCGACGATTATGTGGTGAAGCCGTTCAACCCCTCCGAAGTCGTCGAGCGTATCCGTGCGGTGCTGCGGCGCGCGCGCGGCGCAACGGCGCGGCGGGTGCTGACGCTGGGATTGCTCGAGATCGATTGCGACGCGCGCAGCGCGACGGTGGTCGAGGGGGGCGGGCGGACCCGGCTGCAGCTCACCCCCAGCGAATTCGGCATCCTCGCGCACATGGCCCGCCATCCGCGCCGCGCCTTCTCGCGTGCCGAACTGCTCGATGCCGTCTCGCCCGACAGCGAGGCCTATGACCGGGTGGTCGACAGCCATGTCTCCAACCTGCGCCAGAAGCTCGCCGCCTCGGGCTGCGCCGACATGATCGAGCCGGTTCGCGGCGTGGGATATCGGCTGTGGCTCGACTGCTGA
- a CDS encoding outer membrane protein: MSRTLPIVVLAGLSLLAVQSAKAQDAKDKGIYGVARVGGVIQPDQKLDRNGRPTVTIDETTKYKTGVTGEIGAGYDFGMVRVEQTIGYTNLKLDRDKAQDGGFSASGRAKMFTATVNAYVDIPLSRTFQPYVGGGIGVSRVDANLSRVNTASRIGSGYSGKDWGLTWHADAGLGIRLNDKMTVEVGGRYSRTDKLAFNGQAAGVATTYKPQLNAVSGTVGLRYKF, translated from the coding sequence ATGTCGCGTACGCTCCCCATTGTCGTGCTCGCCGGGCTCAGCCTGCTGGCCGTCCAATCCGCAAAGGCACAGGATGCCAAGGACAAGGGCATCTATGGCGTAGCCCGGGTCGGCGGCGTCATCCAGCCCGACCAGAAGCTCGACCGCAACGGCCGGCCCACCGTGACGATCGACGAAACCACCAAGTACAAGACCGGCGTCACCGGCGAAATCGGTGCCGGCTATGATTTCGGTATGGTTCGCGTAGAGCAGACGATCGGCTACACCAACCTCAAGCTCGATCGCGACAAGGCGCAGGACGGCGGCTTCAGCGCCAGCGGTCGCGCCAAGATGTTCACCGCGACGGTGAACGCCTATGTCGACATCCCGCTCAGCCGCACCTTCCAGCCCTATGTCGGCGGCGGCATCGGCGTCTCCCGGGTCGATGCCAACCTTTCCCGCGTCAACACCGCGAGCCGCATCGGCAGCGGCTATTCGGGCAAGGACTGGGGCCTAACCTGGCACGCCGATGCCGGGCTGGGCATCCGCCTCAACGACAAGATGACCGTGGAAGTCGGCGGGCGCTATTCGCGCACCGACAAGCTGGCCTTCAACGGCCAGGCGGCCGGCGTCGCGACCACCTACAAGCCGCAGCTCAACGCCGTCTCCGGCACGGTCGGCCTTCGCTACAAGTTCTGA
- a CDS encoding DUF2141 domain-containing protein, whose amino-acid sequence MHPIFPGLTALASLLAAPAALAQSDGCSPTTAYAVRGEIVGLKDRTGRLLVELFAPTDDGFLKGDTRSQEHPTALRRLWIAPPASGPVTLCLAAPAAGRYALLVTHDRDGTQKFSVGKDGLALPGNTHLGRHRPQLMETLISVDANSRPLTLRMQYLKGLAGFAPASDQ is encoded by the coding sequence ATGCACCCGATTTTTCCGGGCCTCACCGCCCTTGCCAGCCTGCTCGCCGCCCCTGCCGCCCTTGCCCAGTCCGATGGCTGCAGCCCCACCACCGCTTATGCCGTCCGCGGCGAGATCGTCGGCCTGAAGGATCGCACCGGCCGCCTGCTGGTCGAGCTGTTCGCCCCCACCGATGACGGCTTCCTGAAGGGCGACACGCGCTCTCAGGAGCATCCCACGGCGCTCCGCCGGCTGTGGATCGCGCCCCCCGCAAGCGGCCCGGTGACGCTGTGCCTGGCGGCACCGGCGGCCGGCCGCTACGCGCTGCTGGTCACCCATGACCGCGACGGCACGCAGAAGTTCAGTGTTGGCAAGGATGGCCTTGCCCTGCCCGGCAACACCCATCTCGGTCGCCACCGGCCGCAACTGATGGAGACGCTGATCAGCGTGGACGCGAACAGCCGCCCGCTGACGTTGCGGATGCAGTATCTGAAGGGGCTGGCGGGCTTCGCGCCGGCGTCCGACCAGTGA
- a CDS encoding NAD-dependent succinate-semialdehyde dehydrogenase: MNSSYIPLYQWIDGEKLSGDGRATSDILNPFDGSVLGTMAHATAADLQAALESSQRAFQQWRKAPAWERSEIILKAAALIKERIEQFVPILTLEVGKPLAEAQMEMNLTVQSMVWAGEEAKRIYGRTVESRLPNGRAIIAREPVGPVAAFAPWNVPALLTGRKIAAALAAGCSMIIKPSEETPATCLMIAEAFADAGLPAGVLNVVLGDPAMISTTLISSPIIRKVSFTGPEPIGKQLAALAAQNVTPVTMELGGHAPVIVCDDADIETAVALSVPNKYFAAGASCIGPTRFYVQDAVYDAFVEKFTAAAGKIKVGSGFDPETNMGPLANARRLHAMERLIGDAVANGGEITTGGKRIGDAGFLFEPTVLVDVPETAKIMNDEPFGPVAILSRFSTIEEAIEKANRLPYGLASYAFTASLSRANQLADSLESGMVGINTYYFGMPEAPFGGVKQSGYGSENGTEGIDAFLVTKFANFG; the protein is encoded by the coding sequence GTGAATTCCAGCTATATCCCCCTCTACCAATGGATCGACGGCGAGAAGCTGTCAGGCGACGGCCGCGCGACCAGCGACATCCTGAACCCCTTTGACGGCAGCGTGCTCGGCACGATGGCGCACGCGACCGCAGCGGACCTGCAGGCGGCACTCGAATCCTCGCAGCGCGCGTTCCAGCAGTGGCGCAAGGCCCCGGCCTGGGAGCGTTCGGAGATCATCCTCAAGGCGGCCGCGCTGATCAAGGAGCGGATCGAGCAATTCGTGCCGATCCTGACCCTCGAGGTCGGCAAGCCGCTCGCGGAAGCGCAGATGGAAATGAACCTGACCGTCCAGTCGATGGTCTGGGCCGGCGAAGAAGCCAAGCGCATCTATGGCCGGACCGTCGAATCCCGCCTGCCCAACGGCCGCGCCATCATCGCGCGCGAGCCGGTCGGCCCGGTCGCGGCGTTCGCGCCGTGGAACGTGCCCGCACTGCTCACCGGCCGCAAGATCGCCGCGGCGCTGGCCGCCGGCTGCTCGATGATCATCAAGCCGTCCGAGGAAACCCCCGCGACCTGCCTGATGATCGCCGAAGCCTTCGCCGATGCGGGCCTGCCGGCCGGCGTGCTGAACGTCGTGCTGGGCGACCCGGCGATGATCTCGACCACGCTGATTTCCTCGCCGATCATCCGCAAGGTCTCGTTCACCGGCCCGGAGCCGATCGGCAAGCAGCTCGCTGCCCTTGCGGCGCAGAACGTCACGCCGGTGACGATGGAGCTGGGCGGCCACGCGCCGGTGATCGTCTGCGACGATGCCGATATCGAAACCGCCGTCGCCCTATCGGTGCCGAACAAGTATTTCGCCGCCGGCGCCAGCTGCATCGGCCCGACCCGCTTCTACGTGCAGGACGCAGTCTATGACGCGTTCGTCGAGAAGTTCACCGCGGCCGCCGGAAAGATCAAGGTCGGCAGCGGCTTCGATCCCGAGACCAACATGGGACCGCTTGCCAACGCGCGCCGGCTGCATGCGATGGAGCGGCTGATCGGCGACGCCGTGGCGAACGGCGGCGAGATCACTACCGGCGGCAAGCGCATCGGCGATGCCGGCTTCCTGTTTGAGCCCACGGTGCTGGTCGACGTGCCGGAAACCGCGAAGATCATGAACGACGAGCCGTTCGGCCCGGTCGCCATTCTCTCGCGCTTCTCCACGATCGAGGAAGCGATCGAGAAGGCCAACCGCCTGCCCTACGGCCTGGCCTCCTATGCCTTCACCGCCTCGCTGTCGCGCGCCAACCAGCTGGCCGACAGCCTCGAAAGCGGCATGGTGGGTATCAACACCTATTATTTCGGCATGCCGGAAGCGCCGTTCGGCGGCGTCAAGCAGAGCGGCTATGGCAGCGAGAACGGCACCGAGGGCATCGACGCTTTCCTCGTGACCAAGTTTGCCAATTTCGGCTGA
- a CDS encoding TetR/AcrR family transcriptional regulator: MTGLRERKKDKLRAELLGAALDLFDRQGFSETTIHQIADAVDVSPRTFLRYFATKEDVVVSWVEESTAVFLTSFLGRPAEEAPDVALLAGARAMLAHYTAKAEFYLTIERAIASSSSIRARKLEMTSTLAEQVTAALVQRAPGADPLQLALYPAVVFAMLRAVIGAWVESEGTRPLRDLFEEAVTLVTFRPMAG; the protein is encoded by the coding sequence GTGACTGGTCTAAGAGAACGCAAGAAGGACAAGTTGCGCGCCGAACTGCTCGGGGCCGCATTGGACCTGTTCGATCGCCAGGGCTTTTCTGAGACCACGATCCACCAGATCGCCGATGCGGTCGATGTCTCGCCGCGCACCTTCCTGCGCTACTTCGCGACCAAGGAAGACGTGGTGGTGAGCTGGGTGGAGGAAAGCACTGCCGTCTTTCTGACCAGCTTCCTTGGACGGCCGGCCGAGGAGGCGCCCGACGTCGCGCTGCTGGCCGGCGCGCGCGCGATGCTTGCCCATTACACGGCGAAGGCGGAATTTTACCTCACCATCGAGCGGGCGATCGCATCGTCCTCGTCAATTCGCGCCCGCAAGCTGGAGATGACCTCGACGCTTGCCGAGCAGGTGACGGCAGCGCTCGTTCAGCGCGCACCCGGGGCGGATCCGCTGCAGCTTGCCCTGTACCCGGCGGTGGTGTTCGCGATGCTGCGCGCCGTGATCGGCGCGTGGGTGGAGAGCGAGGGCACGCGCCCGCTGCGCGACCTGTTCGAGGAAGCGGTGACATTGGTGACCTTCCGGCCGATGGCGGGCTGA
- a CDS encoding PaaI family thioesterase, translated as MKVFDQNGADGFAQVQALLDGGLQPPMNETIGIVLVAIERGKAVFEGTPGTSVYNPMGSVHGGYAATLLDSACGIAVHTALPAGQGYTTLELKVSYLRAMSEASGRVRAEGSVISLGRRVAFAEARLVDEAGRLCATATSTLLVFDLPKP; from the coding sequence ATGAAGGTATTCGATCAGAACGGCGCGGACGGGTTCGCGCAGGTGCAGGCGCTGCTCGACGGCGGCCTGCAGCCGCCGATGAACGAAACCATCGGTATTGTGCTGGTCGCCATCGAGCGCGGCAAGGCCGTGTTCGAGGGAACGCCGGGCACTTCGGTCTACAATCCGATGGGCTCGGTCCATGGCGGCTATGCCGCGACGCTGCTCGACAGCGCCTGCGGGATCGCGGTGCATACCGCGCTGCCGGCGGGGCAGGGCTATACCACGCTGGAGCTCAAGGTCTCCTATCTGCGCGCGATGTCGGAAGCGAGCGGACGCGTCCGCGCCGAAGGGTCGGTGATATCGCTCGGCCGCCGCGTCGCCTTTGCCGAGGCGCGGCTGGTCGACGAAGCGGGCAGGCTGTGCGCCACCGCAACTTCCACCCTGTTGGTGTTCGACCTGCCCAAGCCGTGA
- a CDS encoding efflux transporter outer membrane subunit — translation MMRSSLSSSLLLGTGLLLSGCAVGPDYRRPSVAAPPTFAGVAAVDARPANAGAPADLSRWWLALNDPLLTDFVERALTQNLDLQQAVARVAQSRAALKGANAALLPNGQVSGQAGTSRQSTETPIGRLASSFPGYQRDTDLYELDLGAAWEIDAFGGLSRSREAARAEWQASQAGAVAARLTVAAQTADTYVAIRGLQRRLAIAREQLETQRRLVGLVGLQYNKGVAAELQLRQAEGALAQAEASVPELENALDVASNALDLMVGQQPGTSRAALAAAMPIPAPPALSTAIGPADLLRRRPDIIAAERSLAASNAQIGAAISDYYPKFTLSGLLGTATTAGSGLFGGGATQASGVLGLRWRLFDFGRVDAEIQAARGRNAEALAAYRLTVLRASEDVENAFSALVKREAQGQLLQKGEASLQRARDASLAAYKGGAVSLVEVLDADQRLLATRDARAQADTAATRAAIASFRALGGGWSPPEGAATAFAAR, via the coding sequence ATGATGCGTTCCAGCCTTTCTTCCTCCCTTCTCCTGGGTACCGGCCTGCTGCTGTCCGGTTGCGCCGTCGGGCCCGACTATCGGAGGCCGAGCGTCGCTGCTCCGCCGACCTTTGCCGGCGTGGCAGCGGTCGATGCGCGCCCTGCAAATGCGGGTGCCCCGGCCGACCTATCGCGCTGGTGGCTGGCGCTGAACGATCCGCTGCTCACCGATTTCGTCGAGCGTGCGCTCACCCAGAATCTGGACCTGCAACAGGCGGTGGCGCGCGTCGCGCAGTCCCGGGCGGCGCTGAAGGGCGCCAATGCCGCACTGCTGCCGAACGGCCAGGTCAGCGGGCAGGCCGGCACCAGCCGCCAGTCCACCGAGACCCCGATCGGTCGGCTGGCTAGCAGCTTCCCCGGCTACCAGCGCGATACCGATCTCTACGAGCTCGATCTCGGCGCCGCGTGGGAGATCGACGCGTTCGGCGGCCTCAGCCGATCGCGCGAGGCTGCCCGCGCCGAATGGCAGGCGAGCCAGGCGGGGGCGGTCGCCGCGCGGTTGACGGTCGCGGCGCAGACCGCCGACACCTATGTCGCGATCCGCGGCCTGCAACGCCGCCTCGCCATCGCGCGGGAGCAGCTGGAAACGCAGCGCCGGCTGGTCGGGCTGGTCGGGCTTCAGTACAACAAGGGCGTGGCCGCCGAATTGCAGCTGCGCCAGGCCGAGGGCGCGCTGGCGCAGGCCGAGGCAAGCGTGCCGGAGCTCGAAAACGCGCTCGACGTTGCGAGCAACGCGCTCGACCTAATGGTAGGCCAGCAGCCCGGCACGTCCCGCGCTGCGCTGGCGGCAGCGATGCCGATCCCGGCGCCGCCGGCGCTGTCCACGGCCATCGGCCCGGCGGACCTGCTTCGCCGTCGTCCCGACATCATCGCCGCGGAGCGCAGCCTGGCGGCATCCAACGCGCAAATCGGCGCGGCGATTTCGGACTATTATCCCAAATTCACGCTCAGCGGCCTGCTCGGTACCGCGACCACGGCCGGCAGCGGCCTGTTCGGCGGCGGCGCGACCCAGGCAAGCGGCGTGCTCGGCCTGCGCTGGCGCCTGTTCGACTTCGGCCGCGTCGACGCGGAGATCCAGGCGGCGCGCGGGCGCAATGCCGAAGCCCTTGCGGCGTACCGGCTGACCGTGCTGCGCGCGTCCGAGGATGTCGAGAACGCCTTCTCCGCCCTGGTGAAGCGCGAGGCGCAGGGGCAACTGCTCCAGAAGGGCGAAGCGTCGCTCCAGCGCGCACGCGACGCGTCGCTGGCGGCCTATAAGGGCGGGGCGGTGAGCCTTGTCGAAGTGCTGGACGCCGATCAACGGCTGCTCGCCACCCGCGATGCCCGGGCGCAGGCGGATACCGCCGCCACCCGCGCCGCGATTGCCTCGTTCCGGGCGCTCGGCGGTGGCTGGTCGCCGCCGGAGGGAGCCGCCACGGCATTCGCCGCACGATGA
- a CDS encoding TetR/AcrR family transcriptional regulator: MSDNSAPPAVAATRGPSAHSVRDQIIQAAQDHFSHYGYAKTTVADLAKEIGFSKAYIYRFFESKQAIGEAICTNCLTILRTEVQNAVAEADSATEKLRTFVRALSSESAKLFFVDRKLYEIAAFSASERWNSARHHWSEVRAMVQEIIVLGRDSGEFERKTPIDEVCRAILYAISPFADPLSLERHLDLLPDGPTEIGGLILRSLAP, encoded by the coding sequence ATGAGTGACAACAGCGCACCCCCCGCCGTGGCAGCGACCCGCGGCCCTTCCGCCCACAGCGTGCGGGACCAGATCATCCAGGCCGCGCAGGACCATTTCAGCCATTACGGCTATGCCAAGACGACCGTGGCAGACCTTGCCAAGGAAATCGGCTTCTCCAAGGCGTACATCTATCGCTTCTTCGAGTCCAAGCAGGCAATCGGCGAAGCAATCTGCACCAACTGCCTCACCATTCTCCGGACGGAAGTGCAAAACGCCGTTGCAGAAGCCGACTCGGCCACCGAGAAGCTGCGCACCTTCGTTCGCGCATTGTCCTCGGAAAGCGCAAAGCTGTTCTTCGTGGACCGAAAACTCTACGAAATCGCCGCCTTCTCCGCATCGGAACGCTGGAATTCCGCGCGCCATCATTGGTCCGAGGTCCGCGCCATGGTGCAGGAGATCATCGTGCTGGGGCGCGACAGTGGCGAATTCGAGCGCAAGACACCGATCGACGAAGTCTGTCGCGCCATTCTGTACGCAATCTCGCCCTTCGCTGATCCGCTCAGCCTCGAGCGCCACCTCGATCTTCTGCCGGACGGTCCCACGGAAATCGGTGGGTTGATCCTGCGCAGCCTCGCGCCCTGA
- a CDS encoding efflux RND transporter periplasmic adaptor subunit has product MPFRPLFPILALGWAAPLLSGCGHAEPDPRSDPPLVRVTTLQGVDSGEQRYSGIISARVQSDLGFRVGGKIVARLVDTGQQVRKGQPLMRIDQTDLALNTTASIGTVEAARARAIQATADERRLRDLVAAGAISASAYDQAKSAADAAQSQLRAAQAQAAVARNATSYSLLVADADGTVVETLGEPGQVVAAGQTVIRLAHAGPREARVTLPETVRPAIGSTATAVIFQNDVQATARLRLLSDAADPTTRTFEARYVLEGAAAAAPLGATVSIRFAGSGAVAGARIPLGALHDGGKGPGVWIVGSGDTPTVSWRPVQVAAMAAEEATIAGGIRPGERFVALGAHLLHAGERIRVAPVKDAAR; this is encoded by the coding sequence GTGCCTTTTCGTCCCCTTTTCCCCATCCTCGCGCTTGGCTGGGCGGCGCCGCTGCTATCCGGATGCGGCCATGCCGAGCCCGACCCCCGCAGCGATCCGCCGCTGGTGCGAGTCACGACGCTGCAAGGCGTCGATTCCGGCGAGCAGCGCTATTCGGGCATCATCTCGGCGCGCGTTCAGAGCGACCTCGGCTTTCGCGTCGGCGGCAAGATTGTCGCGCGTCTGGTCGATACCGGCCAGCAGGTCCGCAAGGGCCAGCCGCTGATGCGGATCGACCAGACCGACCTGGCGCTGAACACCACCGCCTCGATCGGCACGGTCGAGGCCGCCCGCGCCCGCGCCATCCAGGCGACCGCCGACGAGCGCCGCCTGCGCGATCTGGTCGCCGCCGGGGCGATCTCCGCCTCGGCCTATGATCAGGCCAAGTCTGCCGCAGACGCCGCCCAGTCGCAGCTCCGCGCCGCGCAAGCCCAGGCCGCCGTGGCGCGCAACGCCACCAGCTATTCGCTGCTCGTCGCAGATGCCGACGGCACCGTCGTCGAGACGCTCGGCGAGCCGGGCCAAGTGGTCGCGGCGGGGCAGACCGTCATCCGCCTCGCCCATGCCGGACCGCGCGAGGCCCGTGTGACGCTGCCCGAAACCGTGCGTCCCGCGATCGGATCGACCGCAACCGCGGTGATCTTCCAGAACGACGTGCAGGCCACCGCCCGCCTCCGCCTGCTGTCGGACGCGGCCGATCCGACCACCCGCACCTTCGAGGCGCGCTATGTGCTCGAAGGGGCCGCCGCCGCGGCACCGCTGGGTGCGACGGTATCGATCCGCTTCGCCGGCAGCGGTGCCGTGGCGGGTGCCAGGATTCCGCTGGGCGCGCTGCACGATGGCGGCAAGGGTCCGGGCGTGTGGATCGTGGGCAGCGGCGACACGCCCACCGTATCATGGCGCCCGGTGCAGGTGGCGGCGATGGCGGCCGAGGAAGCGACGATCGCCGGCGGCATCCGTCCGGGCGAGCGGTTCGTGGCACTCGGCGCGCACCTGCTGCATGCCGGCGAGCGCATCCGCGTCGCCCCGGTCAAGGACGCCGCGCGATGA